One genomic window of Corvus moneduloides isolate bCorMon1 chromosome 14, bCorMon1.pri, whole genome shotgun sequence includes the following:
- the MCF2 gene encoding proto-oncogene DBL isoform X5, with protein sequence MAEAGPRRGGRPARDAASFPGNLHLVMVLRPTGFFQRTFTDIGFRFSQEDFLLKLPVVMLSSVSDLLTYIDEQQLTPELGGTLEYCHSEWVIFRTAIESFALTVKEIAQMLQCFGTELAETELPEDMYSIERILALRTERYCQLKEDITAVTKEGNLLLSSFEEPDSGECSQDQQQERPGDWETVNRLLGQLREMETAFDGFWEKHQLKMEQYLQLWKFEQSFQEVKNAIEFLMGQQVELPDTGDSVPQVKQRLKDLDHFDGMAQDLIGKAQVVILHGHQLAANHHYALNLICQQCNELRHHSDLLSDEIKRKQMRLQKTLDLHTRLQQALQCCDEGAYLLANQQMDKCQSKEGAQKALQDIESFLESSSAYLNYDPQALHYDFESVLTSELKCQIQSVQVKLENVRSMFENRQSCFKKLLDKHVRPVQLVAPRPENPPRSKSPLFSPKHGVDFNSSLKFSFDLSLPGKKTSRKTPSSRKIEVMHDYQEKRNSLQYFISDSDDSLDTLKGHVINELIETERVYVEELFTVLTGYRAEMDNPAMLILLPPVLRNRKDVLFGNMPEIYDFHNKIFLHSLENCLGAPERVGCCFLDRREDFQMYEKYCQNKPRSESLWRQCSESSFFQECQRKLEHKLGLDSYLLKPVQRLTKYQLLLKELLKYSTSCDGVQELQEALVAMLDLLKSVNDSMHQISITGYDGDLSELGKVLMQGSFSVWTGHRKGPTKMKDLARFKPMQRHLFLYEKALVFCKKREEHGDGYDKTSSYSFKHFLKMNAVGITENVKGDHRKFEIWYSGREEVYVVQAQTVDLKMAWLNEIRKILFKQQELIKAVEKQQPGSCSEQLPLSSQLSDGKQQRASISSEENDSERTSPVMLDSGLVSPQNKPHRSWPGMSQSLEICEGLEEWSGHQYLSNCSDTEEEDGNQLSPGKYTALADCKRRGSEDLLVKNGDEIQLLHEDGEGQWLVKNLNRRKEGWIPVHSLQIVVGDCRFRNAKVADFFARALGRRSGRRDGV encoded by the exons GAGGCGggcccgcggcggggcgggcggcccGCCCGGGATGCG GCCTCCTTCCCAGGGAATCTGCACTTGGTGATGGTTCTGCGTCCCACGGGCTTTTTCCAGCGCACCTTCACTGACATTGGCTTTCGGTTCAGCCAGGAGGATTTTCTGCTCAAGTTACCG GTGGTTATGCTGAGCTCGGTGAGCGACCTGCTGACGTACATCGATGAGCAGCAGCTGACCCCGGAGCTCGGGGGCACCCTGGAGTACTGCCACAGCGAGTGGGTCATCTTCAGGACG GCCATAGAGAGCTTTGCACTAACTGTGAAGGAAATTGCCCAGATGTTGCAGTGCTTTGGCACGGAGCTGGCAGAGACGGAGCTGCCGGAGGACATGTACTCGATCGAGCGCATCCTGGCCCTGCGCACCGAGAGGTACTGCCAGCTCAAG GAAGATATTACAGCAGTCACAAAAGAGGGAAACTTGCTTTTGAGCAGTTTTGAAGAGCCTGACTCCGGGGAGTGCAGTCAggaccagcagcaggagaggccTGGGGACTGGGAGACTGTGAATCG GTTACTTGGTCAGCTGCGTGAGATGGAGACTGCTTTTGACGGCTTCTGGGAAAAACACCAGTTAAAAATGGAACAATATTTACAACTCTGGAAGTTTGAGCAAAGTTTTCAAGAG GTCAAGAATGCCATTGAATTTTTAATGGGTCAGCAAGTGGAGCTGCCCGACACTGGCGACAGTGTCCCCCAGGTGAAACAGAGGCTCAAGGACTTGGATCATTTCGATGGTATGGCTCAG GATCTGATAGGGAAGGCTCAGGTGGTGATACTGCACGGACACCAGCTCGCAGCAAACCATCACTATGCCCTCAACCTGATCTGCCAGCAGTGCAACGAGCTGCGGCACCATTCCGACCTCCTGTCTGATGAGATTAAACGGAAGCAGATGCGCCTGCAGAAGACCTTGGACCTTCATACCCGCCTTCAGCAG gctctgcagtgctgcGATGAAGGTGCCTACCTGCTCGCCAACCAGCAAATGGATAAGTGCCAGTCTAAAGAAGGCGCTCAGAAAGCACTCCAGGACATAGAAAGCTTTCTTGAAAGCTCTTCAGCCTACTTAAACTATGATCCCCAAGCCCTACACTATGATTTTGAATCAGTCTTAACATCTGAGTTGAAG TGCCAGATCCAGTCAGTGCAGGTCAAGCTGGAAAATGTTCGCAGCATGTTTGAGAACCGGCAGTCCTGCTTCAAGAAGCTCTTGGACAAACACGTGCGGCCCGTCCAGTTAGTAGCTCCTCGGCCCGAAAATCCACCGAGATCAAAATCACCCTTGTTCTCTCCTAAACATG GTGTGGATTTTAATTCCAGtttgaaattttcatttgatctctctctccctgggaAGAAAACTTCAAGAAAAACTCCAAGTTCTCGCAAG ATTGAAGTCATGCATGACTATCAGGAGAAGCGGAATTCCCTGCAGTATTTTATCTCAGACAGTGATGACAGCTTAGATACACTGAAAGG ccaTGTCATAAATGAGCTTATAGAAACAGAGAGAGTGTATGTGGAGGAGCTCTTCACTGTTTTGACG GGCTACAGAGCAGAGATGGATAATCCTGCCATGCTCATCCTCCTGCCCCCCGTGCTGAGGAACAGGAAGGACGTCCTCTTCGGAAACATGCCTGAGATCTATGACTTCCACAACAA AATTTTCCTGCACAGTTTGGAAAACTGCCTGGGAGCACCCGAGAGAGTGGGATGTTGTTTTCTAGACAGG CGGGAGGATTTCCAGATGTATGAGAAGTACTGCCAGAACAAGCCCCGCTCCGAGTCCCTGTGGAGGCAGTGCTCCGAAAGCTCCTTCTTCCAG GAATGCCAAAGAAAATTAGAACACAAGCTCGGGCTGGATTCCTATTTGCTCAAACCAGTACAGCGCCTGACAAAATACCAGTTACTTCTGAAG GAGCTGCTAAAGTACAGCACGAGCTGTGATGGAGTTCAGGAACTTCAAGAAGCTCTGGTTGCAATGTTGGATTTGCTGAAGTCAGTCAACGACTCTATGCATCAGATTTCAATAACAGGATATGAT GGTGACCTGAGCGAACTGGGGAAAGTATTGATGCAGGGATCTTTCAGTGTTTGGACAGGACACCGAAAAGGGCCAACAAAAATGAAGGATCTTGCCAGGTTCAAGCCCATGCAGAGGCACCTGTTTCTGTATGAGAAAGCCTTGGTCTTCTGCAAGAAGCGAGAGGAGCACGGAGATGGATATGACAAAACCTCATCTTACAGCTTTAAGCACTTTCTGAAA ATGAATGCAGTTGGAATAACTGAGAATGTGAAAGGAGATCATCGGAAATTTGAGATCTGGTACAGTGGGAGAGAAGAGGTGTATGTGGTGCAG gcCCAAACAGTAGATCTGAAGATGGCATGGTTGAAcgaaataagaaaaattttgtTCAAGCAGCAAGAGCTTATAAAAG CagtggagaagcagcagcctggctcgTGCTCGGAGCAGCTCCCGCTCTCGTCCCAGCTGAGTGACGG gaagcagcagagagccTCCATCAGCTCCGAAGAGAACGACTCGGAGCGCACCAGCCCGGTGATGCTGGACAGCGGGCTCGTGTCCCCCCAGAACAAGCCCCACAGAA GCTGGCCAGGAATGTCCCAGTCCCTGGAGATCTGCGAGGGGCTGGAGGAGTGGTCGGGTCACCAGTACCTCTCCAACTGCTCAGACACCGAAGAGGAGGACGGGAACCAGCTG tCTCCAGGAAAATACACAGCCCTTGCAGACTGCAAGAGGAGAGGATCAGAGGACCTGCTGGTGAAAAACGGGGATGAAATTCAGCTCTTGCATGAAGATGGTGAGGGACAGTG GTTGGTGAAAAAcctaaacagaagaaaagaaggctgGATTCCTGTCCACAGTCTGCAGATTGTAGTCGGTGACTGCAGATTTCGGAATGCCAAAGTTGCAG ATTTCTTTGCAAGAGCGCTGGGTAGAAGATCGGGGAGAAGAGACGGAGTCTGA
- the MCF2 gene encoding proto-oncogene DBL isoform X2, with amino-acid sequence MERYYRLLRAAALLEAAAETAIPIYAKDISDDLMKEFAFLSGGRGKDKAWIITLPDNARFNEVPEENVSKVLTYLTSVPSQHESDTKFILILDRRLDTWTSVKTTLQKIAASFPGNLHLVMVLRPTGFFQRTFTDIGFRFSQEDFLLKLPVVMLSSVSDLLTYIDEQQLTPELGGTLEYCHSEWVIFRTAIESFALTVKEIAQMLQCFGTELAETELPEDMYSIERILALRTERYCQLKEDITAVTKEGNLLLSSFEEPDSGECSQDQQQERPGDWETVNRLLGQLREMETAFDGFWEKHQLKMEQYLQLWKFEQSFQEVKNAIEFLMGQQVELPDTGDSVPQVKQRLKDLDHFDGMAQDLIGKAQVVILHGHQLAANHHYALNLICQQCNELRHHSDLLSDEIKRKQMRLQKTLDLHTRLQQALQCCDEGAYLLANQQMDKCQSKEGAQKALQDIESFLESSSAYLNYDPQALHYDFESVLTSELKCQIQSVQVKLENVRSMFENRQSCFKKLLDKHVRPVQLVAPRPENPPRSKSPLFSPKHGVDFNSSLKFSFDLSLPGKKTSRKTPSSRKIEVMHDYQEKRNSLQYFISDSDDSLDTLKGHVINELIETERVYVEELFTVLTGYRAEMDNPAMLILLPPVLRNRKDVLFGNMPEIYDFHNKIFLHSLENCLGAPERVGCCFLDRREDFQMYEKYCQNKPRSESLWRQCSESSFFQECQRKLEHKLGLDSYLLKPVQRLTKYQLLLKELLKYSTSCDGVQELQEALVAMLDLLKSVNDSMHQISITGYDGDLSELGKVLMQGSFSVWTGHRKGPTKMKDLARFKPMQRHLFLYEKALVFCKKREEHGDGYDKTSSYSFKHFLKMNAVGITENVKGDHRKFEIWYSGREEVYVVQAQTVDLKMAWLNEIRKILFKQQELIKVEKQQPGSCSEQLPLSSQLSDGKQQRASISSEENDSERTSPVMLDSGLVSPQNKPHRSWPGMSQSLEICEGLEEWSGHQYLSNCSDTEEEDGNQLSPGKYTALADCKRRGSEDLLVKNGDEIQLLHEDGEGQWLVKNLNRRKEGWIPVHSLQIVVGDCRFRNAKVADFFARALGRRSGRRDGV; translated from the exons GCCTCCTTCCCAGGGAATCTGCACTTGGTGATGGTTCTGCGTCCCACGGGCTTTTTCCAGCGCACCTTCACTGACATTGGCTTTCGGTTCAGCCAGGAGGATTTTCTGCTCAAGTTACCG GTGGTTATGCTGAGCTCGGTGAGCGACCTGCTGACGTACATCGATGAGCAGCAGCTGACCCCGGAGCTCGGGGGCACCCTGGAGTACTGCCACAGCGAGTGGGTCATCTTCAGGACG GCCATAGAGAGCTTTGCACTAACTGTGAAGGAAATTGCCCAGATGTTGCAGTGCTTTGGCACGGAGCTGGCAGAGACGGAGCTGCCGGAGGACATGTACTCGATCGAGCGCATCCTGGCCCTGCGCACCGAGAGGTACTGCCAGCTCAAG GAAGATATTACAGCAGTCACAAAAGAGGGAAACTTGCTTTTGAGCAGTTTTGAAGAGCCTGACTCCGGGGAGTGCAGTCAggaccagcagcaggagaggccTGGGGACTGGGAGACTGTGAATCG GTTACTTGGTCAGCTGCGTGAGATGGAGACTGCTTTTGACGGCTTCTGGGAAAAACACCAGTTAAAAATGGAACAATATTTACAACTCTGGAAGTTTGAGCAAAGTTTTCAAGAG GTCAAGAATGCCATTGAATTTTTAATGGGTCAGCAAGTGGAGCTGCCCGACACTGGCGACAGTGTCCCCCAGGTGAAACAGAGGCTCAAGGACTTGGATCATTTCGATGGTATGGCTCAG GATCTGATAGGGAAGGCTCAGGTGGTGATACTGCACGGACACCAGCTCGCAGCAAACCATCACTATGCCCTCAACCTGATCTGCCAGCAGTGCAACGAGCTGCGGCACCATTCCGACCTCCTGTCTGATGAGATTAAACGGAAGCAGATGCGCCTGCAGAAGACCTTGGACCTTCATACCCGCCTTCAGCAG gctctgcagtgctgcGATGAAGGTGCCTACCTGCTCGCCAACCAGCAAATGGATAAGTGCCAGTCTAAAGAAGGCGCTCAGAAAGCACTCCAGGACATAGAAAGCTTTCTTGAAAGCTCTTCAGCCTACTTAAACTATGATCCCCAAGCCCTACACTATGATTTTGAATCAGTCTTAACATCTGAGTTGAAG TGCCAGATCCAGTCAGTGCAGGTCAAGCTGGAAAATGTTCGCAGCATGTTTGAGAACCGGCAGTCCTGCTTCAAGAAGCTCTTGGACAAACACGTGCGGCCCGTCCAGTTAGTAGCTCCTCGGCCCGAAAATCCACCGAGATCAAAATCACCCTTGTTCTCTCCTAAACATG GTGTGGATTTTAATTCCAGtttgaaattttcatttgatctctctctccctgggaAGAAAACTTCAAGAAAAACTCCAAGTTCTCGCAAG ATTGAAGTCATGCATGACTATCAGGAGAAGCGGAATTCCCTGCAGTATTTTATCTCAGACAGTGATGACAGCTTAGATACACTGAAAGG ccaTGTCATAAATGAGCTTATAGAAACAGAGAGAGTGTATGTGGAGGAGCTCTTCACTGTTTTGACG GGCTACAGAGCAGAGATGGATAATCCTGCCATGCTCATCCTCCTGCCCCCCGTGCTGAGGAACAGGAAGGACGTCCTCTTCGGAAACATGCCTGAGATCTATGACTTCCACAACAA AATTTTCCTGCACAGTTTGGAAAACTGCCTGGGAGCACCCGAGAGAGTGGGATGTTGTTTTCTAGACAGG CGGGAGGATTTCCAGATGTATGAGAAGTACTGCCAGAACAAGCCCCGCTCCGAGTCCCTGTGGAGGCAGTGCTCCGAAAGCTCCTTCTTCCAG GAATGCCAAAGAAAATTAGAACACAAGCTCGGGCTGGATTCCTATTTGCTCAAACCAGTACAGCGCCTGACAAAATACCAGTTACTTCTGAAG GAGCTGCTAAAGTACAGCACGAGCTGTGATGGAGTTCAGGAACTTCAAGAAGCTCTGGTTGCAATGTTGGATTTGCTGAAGTCAGTCAACGACTCTATGCATCAGATTTCAATAACAGGATATGAT GGTGACCTGAGCGAACTGGGGAAAGTATTGATGCAGGGATCTTTCAGTGTTTGGACAGGACACCGAAAAGGGCCAACAAAAATGAAGGATCTTGCCAGGTTCAAGCCCATGCAGAGGCACCTGTTTCTGTATGAGAAAGCCTTGGTCTTCTGCAAGAAGCGAGAGGAGCACGGAGATGGATATGACAAAACCTCATCTTACAGCTTTAAGCACTTTCTGAAA ATGAATGCAGTTGGAATAACTGAGAATGTGAAAGGAGATCATCGGAAATTTGAGATCTGGTACAGTGGGAGAGAAGAGGTGTATGTGGTGCAG gcCCAAACAGTAGATCTGAAGATGGCATGGTTGAAcgaaataagaaaaattttgtTCAAGCAGCAAGAGCTTATAAAAG tggagaagcagcagcctggctcgTGCTCGGAGCAGCTCCCGCTCTCGTCCCAGCTGAGTGACGG gaagcagcagagagccTCCATCAGCTCCGAAGAGAACGACTCGGAGCGCACCAGCCCGGTGATGCTGGACAGCGGGCTCGTGTCCCCCCAGAACAAGCCCCACAGAA GCTGGCCAGGAATGTCCCAGTCCCTGGAGATCTGCGAGGGGCTGGAGGAGTGGTCGGGTCACCAGTACCTCTCCAACTGCTCAGACACCGAAGAGGAGGACGGGAACCAGCTG tCTCCAGGAAAATACACAGCCCTTGCAGACTGCAAGAGGAGAGGATCAGAGGACCTGCTGGTGAAAAACGGGGATGAAATTCAGCTCTTGCATGAAGATGGTGAGGGACAGTG GTTGGTGAAAAAcctaaacagaagaaaagaaggctgGATTCCTGTCCACAGTCTGCAGATTGTAGTCGGTGACTGCAGATTTCGGAATGCCAAAGTTGCAG ATTTCTTTGCAAGAGCGCTGGGTAGAAGATCGGGGAGAAGAGACGGAGTCTGA
- the MCF2 gene encoding proto-oncogene DBL isoform X1 — MERYYRLLRAAALLEAAAETAIPIYAKDISDDLMKEFAFLSGGRGKDKAWIITLPDNARFNEVPEENVSKVLTYLTSVPSQHESDTKFILILDRRLDTWTSVKTTLQKIAASFPGNLHLVMVLRPTGFFQRTFTDIGFRFSQEDFLLKLPVVMLSSVSDLLTYIDEQQLTPELGGTLEYCHSEWVIFRTAIESFALTVKEIAQMLQCFGTELAETELPEDMYSIERILALRTERYCQLKEDITAVTKEGNLLLSSFEEPDSGECSQDQQQERPGDWETVNRLLGQLREMETAFDGFWEKHQLKMEQYLQLWKFEQSFQEVKNAIEFLMGQQVELPDTGDSVPQVKQRLKDLDHFDGMAQDLIGKAQVVILHGHQLAANHHYALNLICQQCNELRHHSDLLSDEIKRKQMRLQKTLDLHTRLQQALQCCDEGAYLLANQQMDKCQSKEGAQKALQDIESFLESSSAYLNYDPQALHYDFESVLTSELKCQIQSVQVKLENVRSMFENRQSCFKKLLDKHVRPVQLVAPRPENPPRSKSPLFSPKHGVDFNSSLKFSFDLSLPGKKTSRKTPSSRKIEVMHDYQEKRNSLQYFISDSDDSLDTLKGHVINELIETERVYVEELFTVLTGYRAEMDNPAMLILLPPVLRNRKDVLFGNMPEIYDFHNKIFLHSLENCLGAPERVGCCFLDRREDFQMYEKYCQNKPRSESLWRQCSESSFFQECQRKLEHKLGLDSYLLKPVQRLTKYQLLLKELLKYSTSCDGVQELQEALVAMLDLLKSVNDSMHQISITGYDGDLSELGKVLMQGSFSVWTGHRKGPTKMKDLARFKPMQRHLFLYEKALVFCKKREEHGDGYDKTSSYSFKHFLKMNAVGITENVKGDHRKFEIWYSGREEVYVVQAQTVDLKMAWLNEIRKILFKQQELIKAVEKQQPGSCSEQLPLSSQLSDGKQQRASISSEENDSERTSPVMLDSGLVSPQNKPHRSWPGMSQSLEICEGLEEWSGHQYLSNCSDTEEEDGNQLSPGKYTALADCKRRGSEDLLVKNGDEIQLLHEDGEGQWLVKNLNRRKEGWIPVHSLQIVVGDCRFRNAKVADFFARALGRRSGRRDGV, encoded by the exons GCCTCCTTCCCAGGGAATCTGCACTTGGTGATGGTTCTGCGTCCCACGGGCTTTTTCCAGCGCACCTTCACTGACATTGGCTTTCGGTTCAGCCAGGAGGATTTTCTGCTCAAGTTACCG GTGGTTATGCTGAGCTCGGTGAGCGACCTGCTGACGTACATCGATGAGCAGCAGCTGACCCCGGAGCTCGGGGGCACCCTGGAGTACTGCCACAGCGAGTGGGTCATCTTCAGGACG GCCATAGAGAGCTTTGCACTAACTGTGAAGGAAATTGCCCAGATGTTGCAGTGCTTTGGCACGGAGCTGGCAGAGACGGAGCTGCCGGAGGACATGTACTCGATCGAGCGCATCCTGGCCCTGCGCACCGAGAGGTACTGCCAGCTCAAG GAAGATATTACAGCAGTCACAAAAGAGGGAAACTTGCTTTTGAGCAGTTTTGAAGAGCCTGACTCCGGGGAGTGCAGTCAggaccagcagcaggagaggccTGGGGACTGGGAGACTGTGAATCG GTTACTTGGTCAGCTGCGTGAGATGGAGACTGCTTTTGACGGCTTCTGGGAAAAACACCAGTTAAAAATGGAACAATATTTACAACTCTGGAAGTTTGAGCAAAGTTTTCAAGAG GTCAAGAATGCCATTGAATTTTTAATGGGTCAGCAAGTGGAGCTGCCCGACACTGGCGACAGTGTCCCCCAGGTGAAACAGAGGCTCAAGGACTTGGATCATTTCGATGGTATGGCTCAG GATCTGATAGGGAAGGCTCAGGTGGTGATACTGCACGGACACCAGCTCGCAGCAAACCATCACTATGCCCTCAACCTGATCTGCCAGCAGTGCAACGAGCTGCGGCACCATTCCGACCTCCTGTCTGATGAGATTAAACGGAAGCAGATGCGCCTGCAGAAGACCTTGGACCTTCATACCCGCCTTCAGCAG gctctgcagtgctgcGATGAAGGTGCCTACCTGCTCGCCAACCAGCAAATGGATAAGTGCCAGTCTAAAGAAGGCGCTCAGAAAGCACTCCAGGACATAGAAAGCTTTCTTGAAAGCTCTTCAGCCTACTTAAACTATGATCCCCAAGCCCTACACTATGATTTTGAATCAGTCTTAACATCTGAGTTGAAG TGCCAGATCCAGTCAGTGCAGGTCAAGCTGGAAAATGTTCGCAGCATGTTTGAGAACCGGCAGTCCTGCTTCAAGAAGCTCTTGGACAAACACGTGCGGCCCGTCCAGTTAGTAGCTCCTCGGCCCGAAAATCCACCGAGATCAAAATCACCCTTGTTCTCTCCTAAACATG GTGTGGATTTTAATTCCAGtttgaaattttcatttgatctctctctccctgggaAGAAAACTTCAAGAAAAACTCCAAGTTCTCGCAAG ATTGAAGTCATGCATGACTATCAGGAGAAGCGGAATTCCCTGCAGTATTTTATCTCAGACAGTGATGACAGCTTAGATACACTGAAAGG ccaTGTCATAAATGAGCTTATAGAAACAGAGAGAGTGTATGTGGAGGAGCTCTTCACTGTTTTGACG GGCTACAGAGCAGAGATGGATAATCCTGCCATGCTCATCCTCCTGCCCCCCGTGCTGAGGAACAGGAAGGACGTCCTCTTCGGAAACATGCCTGAGATCTATGACTTCCACAACAA AATTTTCCTGCACAGTTTGGAAAACTGCCTGGGAGCACCCGAGAGAGTGGGATGTTGTTTTCTAGACAGG CGGGAGGATTTCCAGATGTATGAGAAGTACTGCCAGAACAAGCCCCGCTCCGAGTCCCTGTGGAGGCAGTGCTCCGAAAGCTCCTTCTTCCAG GAATGCCAAAGAAAATTAGAACACAAGCTCGGGCTGGATTCCTATTTGCTCAAACCAGTACAGCGCCTGACAAAATACCAGTTACTTCTGAAG GAGCTGCTAAAGTACAGCACGAGCTGTGATGGAGTTCAGGAACTTCAAGAAGCTCTGGTTGCAATGTTGGATTTGCTGAAGTCAGTCAACGACTCTATGCATCAGATTTCAATAACAGGATATGAT GGTGACCTGAGCGAACTGGGGAAAGTATTGATGCAGGGATCTTTCAGTGTTTGGACAGGACACCGAAAAGGGCCAACAAAAATGAAGGATCTTGCCAGGTTCAAGCCCATGCAGAGGCACCTGTTTCTGTATGAGAAAGCCTTGGTCTTCTGCAAGAAGCGAGAGGAGCACGGAGATGGATATGACAAAACCTCATCTTACAGCTTTAAGCACTTTCTGAAA ATGAATGCAGTTGGAATAACTGAGAATGTGAAAGGAGATCATCGGAAATTTGAGATCTGGTACAGTGGGAGAGAAGAGGTGTATGTGGTGCAG gcCCAAACAGTAGATCTGAAGATGGCATGGTTGAAcgaaataagaaaaattttgtTCAAGCAGCAAGAGCTTATAAAAG CagtggagaagcagcagcctggctcgTGCTCGGAGCAGCTCCCGCTCTCGTCCCAGCTGAGTGACGG gaagcagcagagagccTCCATCAGCTCCGAAGAGAACGACTCGGAGCGCACCAGCCCGGTGATGCTGGACAGCGGGCTCGTGTCCCCCCAGAACAAGCCCCACAGAA GCTGGCCAGGAATGTCCCAGTCCCTGGAGATCTGCGAGGGGCTGGAGGAGTGGTCGGGTCACCAGTACCTCTCCAACTGCTCAGACACCGAAGAGGAGGACGGGAACCAGCTG tCTCCAGGAAAATACACAGCCCTTGCAGACTGCAAGAGGAGAGGATCAGAGGACCTGCTGGTGAAAAACGGGGATGAAATTCAGCTCTTGCATGAAGATGGTGAGGGACAGTG GTTGGTGAAAAAcctaaacagaagaaaagaaggctgGATTCCTGTCCACAGTCTGCAGATTGTAGTCGGTGACTGCAGATTTCGGAATGCCAAAGTTGCAG ATTTCTTTGCAAGAGCGCTGGGTAGAAGATCGGGGAGAAGAGACGGAGTCTGA